One segment of Penaeus vannamei isolate JL-2024 chromosome 3, ASM4276789v1, whole genome shotgun sequence DNA contains the following:
- the LOC138859809 gene encoding putative cyclin-dependent serine/threonine-protein kinase DDB_G0272797/DDB_G0274007, whose amino-acid sequence MPSRNRQHAEQEQVRQHAEQEQVRQHPEQEQVKQHPKQEQVRQHPEQEQVRQHAEQEQVRQHAEQEQEQVRQHAEQEQVRQHAEQEQERVRQQAEQEREQHHHLGQEHEHRKLGQGWVLHPWQERE is encoded by the exons atgccgagcaggaacag gcaacatgccgagcaggaacaggtaaggcaacatgccgagcaggaacaggtaaggcaacatCCCGAGCAAGAACAGGTAAAGCAACATCCCaagcaggaacaggtaaggcaacatCCCGAGCAAgaacaggtaaggcaacatgccgagcaggaacaggtaaggcaacatgccgagcaggaacag gaacaggtaaggcaacatgccgagcaggaacaggtaaggcaacatgccgaacaggaacag GAACGGGTAAGGCAACAAGCCGAGCAGGAACGTGAACAGCACCATCATCTGGGACAAGAACATGAACATCGTAAACTGGGGCAGGGATGGGTGCTTCATCCATGGCAGGAACGGGAATAG